A single window of Malus sylvestris chromosome 5, drMalSylv7.2, whole genome shotgun sequence DNA harbors:
- the LOC126623638 gene encoding serine carboxypeptidase-like 42 translates to MGRCWFSGVLTVLLGCEWLLLLGAVERYPAEDLVVSLPGQRSVGFKQYAGYVDVDVKAGRSLFYYFVEADKQPDKKPLTLWLNGGPGCSSIGGGAFTELGPFYPTGDGRGLRRNKMSWNRASNLLFVESPAGVGWSYSNTSSDYNSGDASTASDMHIFLLKWYEKFPTFRSRELFLTGESYAGHYIPQLAVVIIDHNKQSTGFKFNLKGVAIGNPLLRLDRDALATYEYFWSHGMISDEIGLTITNECDFNDYVSANTHNLSLECNKAISQANQIVGDYINDYDVILDVCYPSIVEQELRLRKMATKISVGVDVCMTYERRFYLNLPEVQKALHANRTNLPYTWSMCSRVLNYSNTDENINILPLLTRIVQNHIPVWVFSGDQDSVVPLLGSRTLIRELAHDLKFPITVPYGAWFHKGQVGGWATEYGNLLTFATVRGAAHMVPYAQPSRALHLFSSFVHGRRLPNTTLPSIYE, encoded by the exons ATGGGTAGGTGTTGGTTTAGTGGGGTTTTGACTGTGTTGTTGGGGTGTGAGTGGTTGTTGCTGCTGGGTGCAGTGGAGCGATACCCAGCAGAGGATCTGGTAGTGAGTCTGCCTGGTCAGCGAAGTGTTGGGTTCAAACAGTATGCTGGGTATGTTGATGTGGATGTGAAAGCTGGGAGGAGTTTGTTTTACTACTTCGTTGAAGCAGATAAGCAGCCTGACAAGAAGCCCCTCACTCTTTGGCTCAATGGAG GTCCGGGGTGTTCTTCCATCGGCGGAGGTGCCTTTACGGAGTTGGGTCCATTTTATCCAACAGGTGATGGTAGGGGCCTCCGGAGAAATAAAATGTCATGGAACAGAG CATCAAATCTCCTTTTTGTTGAGTCTCCTGCTGGAGTAGGATGGTCTTACTCGAATACAAGTTCAGATTATAACTCTGGGGATGCCTCAACTG CAAGCGATATGCACATATTCTTGCTGAAATGGTATGAGAAGTTTCCAACTTTCAGATCCCGAGAGTTGTTTCTTACCGGAGAAAGCTATGCAG GGCACTACATACCGCAATTGGCCGTTGTTATAATAGACCATAATAAACAATCAACTGGTTTCAAATTCAATCTCAAAGGGGTTGCT ATTGGGAATCCACTGCTGAGACTTGATCGTGATGCTCTGGCAACATATGAATACTTTTGGTCTCATGGAATGATTTCTGATGAAATTGGCCTTACTATCACGAACGAATGCGATTTTAACGATTATGTCTCTGCAAATACTCACAATTTAAGCCTTGAATGCAACAAAGCAATATCTCAAGCAAATCAAATAGTTGGTGATTACATAAACGATTACGATGTGATTCTAGATGTTTGTTATCCATCTATAGTGGAGCAAGAGTTGAGACTGCGGAAAATG GCTACTAAGATAAGTGTTGGAGTTGATGTATGTATGACATATGAAAGACGTTTTTATTTGAACCTTCCTGAAGTTCAGAAAGCCCTCCATGCAAATCGTACAAACTTGCCTTATACTTGGAGTATGTGCAGTCG CGTTCTTAATTACAGCAATACTGATGAAAACATCAACATCCTTCCCTTGCTCACAAGGATAGTTCAAAATCATATTCCCGTTTGGGTTTTCAG TGGGGATCAAGATTCTGTTGTACCATTACTTGGCTCCCGGACACTGATACGTGAACTAGCACATGACCTAAAGTTCCCGATAACTGTCCCATACGGAGCTTGGTTTCACAAAGGCCAG GTGGGCGGTTGGGCTACAGAGTACGGAAATCTGTTGACGTTTGCCACAGTAAGGGGCGCTGCTCATATGGTCCCCTATGCTCAACCTTCAAGAGCATTGCACCTCTTCAGTTCATTTGTTCATGGTCGAAGACTGCCCAACACAACGCTTCCTTCCATTTACGAGTAA